The nucleotide sequence CGGCTTCGTCGTAGGTGATGCGCGGGAAAGGCGCCTGCACCCGCTCCAGCTTCGACACGTCGCGGCCGAGCGTCTCCAGCTCGCGGCGGCAGTTCGTCAGCACCGATTGGACGATATGCGAGACGAACCGCTCCTGAACGCGCAGGTTCTCCTCGTGGTCGACAAACGCCATCTCCGGCTCGACCATCCAAAATTCGATCAGATGCCGGCGGGTTTTGGACTTCTCCGCCCGGAACGTCGGGCCGAACGAATAGACGCGGCCGAGAGCCATCGCCGCCGCTTCCATATACAACTGGCCGCTTTGCGTCAAATACGCGTCCTCGTCGAAATATTTCGTGTGGAACAGGTTGGTTGTGCCTTCGCAGGAGGACGGCGTCAGGATCGGCGGATCGACCCGCGTAAATCCGTTCGAGTCGAAAAACTCCTGCACGGCCCGGATAATCCGGGCCCGTATGACCATCACGGCGCGCTGGCGCGGGGCGCGCAGCCACAGATGGCGGCGGTCCATCAGAAAGTCGATGCCGTGCTCCTTCGGCGTGATCGGGTAATCCTCGGTGATCTGGATGATCTCCAGCCCCGTCACCGACAGCTCGTAGCCGCCGGGACTGCGCGGGTCCTCGCGCACGACGCCGGTCGCGTACAGCGAGCTCTCCTGGGAGAGCCGGGAAACCGCTTCCCACGTCGCTTCATCGACTTCGTTTTTGACGACGACGCCCTGCACGAAGCCGGTCCCGTCGCGAAGCTGCAAAAACCGGATTTTGCCGCTGGAGCGCTTGTTGTGCAGCCAGCAGCCGATACGCACCGTCTGGCCCGCGTAGTTCCGCAGTTCCCGGATCGTCGTCAATTCCGGCATTCCGGAAGTCATGGCAATCAGCTCCCTTTACCTCGATTTAACGCCAGCCGGTACGTGTCGCGCGCGATGACGAGCTCCTCGTTGGTCGGAATCACAAGCGCTTCCACCGGCGAGCCGTCTTCCGTGATCCGGCGCTCTCCCCGTTCCGGGGAACGGTTGCGTTCACGGTCGAGCCGCAAGCCGAGGAACGTCAGGCCTTCGCACACCGCTTCCCTCAATTGGGGGCTGTTCTCCCCGACGCCCGCC is from Paenibacillus thermoaerophilus and encodes:
- the asnS gene encoding asparagine--tRNA ligase — encoded protein: MPELTTIRELRNYAGQTVRIGCWLHNKRSSGKIRFLQLRDGTGFVQGVVVKNEVDEATWEAVSRLSQESSLYATGVVREDPRSPGGYELSVTGLEIIQITEDYPITPKEHGIDFLMDRRHLWLRAPRQRAVMVIRARIIRAVQEFFDSNGFTRVDPPILTPSSCEGTTNLFHTKYFDEDAYLTQSGQLYMEAAAMALGRVYSFGPTFRAEKSKTRRHLIEFWMVEPEMAFVDHEENLRVQERFVSHIVQSVLTNCRRELETLGRDVSKLERVQAPFPRITYDEAVTMLREMGFEFSWGDDFGAPHETAIAEKFDRPVFITHYPTAIKAFYMKPQPDRPEVVLCADLIAPEGYGEIIGGSQRIDDPELLAERFREHELSEEAYGWYMDLRRYGTVPHSGFGLGLERVVAWICGLDHVRETIAFPRMLYRLYP